From Danio aesculapii chromosome 9, fDanAes4.1, whole genome shotgun sequence:
attactgctttacaatttaaaatgacattgttacaatttaaaatggcatacaTTTACAATTTGAAACGGCATCTTTACTTTtttaaacggcatctttacaacttaaaacggcatctttactatttaaaatggcatctttactACATAAAACGGCATCGTActatttaaaacgacatctttacaacttaaaacggcatctttactatttaaaacggcatctttactacataaaacggcatctttactatttaaaacgacatctttacaacttaaaacgacatctttactgtttaaaacggcatttttactatttaaaacggcatctttacaacttaaaacggcatctttactatttaaaacggcatctttactatttaaaacgacatctttacaacttaaaacggcatctttactatttaaaacggcatctttactatttaaaacggcatctttactatttaaaacggcatctttactttttaaaacggcatctttactatttaaaacggcatctttactttttaaaacggcagctttacaacttaaaacggcatctatactatttaaaacggcatctttactatttaaaacggcatctttacaacttaaaacggcatctttactttttaaaacggcatctttactatttaaaacggcatctttactacATAAAACGGCATCGTACtatttaaaacaacatctttacaacttaaaacggcatctttactatttaaaacggcatctttactacataaaacggcatctttactatttaaaacgacatctttacaacttaaaacgacatctttactgtttaaaacggcatttttactatttaaaacggcatctttacaacttaaaacggcatctttactatttaaaacggcatctttactatttaaaacgacatctttacaacttaaaacggcatctttactatttaaaacggcatctttactatttaaaacggcatctttactatttaaaacggcatctttacaacttaaaacggcatctttactttttaaaacggcatctttactatttaaaacggcatctttactacATAAAACGGCATCGTActatttaaaacgacatctttacaacttaaaacggcatctttactatttaaaacggcatctttactacataaaacggcatctttactatttaaaacgacatctttacaacttaaaacgacatctttactgtttaaaacggcatttttactatttaaaacggcatctttacaacttaaaacggcatctttactatttaaaacggcatctttactatttaaaacgacatctttacaacttaaaacggcatctttactatttaaaacggcatctttactatttaaaacggcatctttactatttaaaacggcatctttactttttaaaacggcagctttacaacttaaaacggcatctatactatttaaaacggcatctttactatttaaaacggcatctttacaacttaaaacggcatctttactttttaaaacggcatctttactatttaaaacggcatctttacaacttaaaacggcatctttactttttaaaacggcatctttacaacttaaaacggcATCTCTACTACATAAAACGGCGTCTTActatttaaaacgacatctttacaacttaaaacggcatctttacaacttaaaacgacatctttactatttaaaacggcatctttacaacttaaaacggcatctttactatttaaaacggcatctttacaacttaaaacggcatctttacttttttaaaacggcatctttacaacttaaaacggcatctttactacATAAAACGGCGTCTTActatttaaaacgacatctttacaacttaaaacggcatctttacaacttaaaacgacatctttactgtttaaaacggcatttttactatttaaaacggcatctttacaacttaaaacggcatctttactatttaaaacggcatctttacaacttaaaacggcatctttactatttaaaacgacatctttacaacttaaaacggcatctttacaacttaaaacggcatatctactatttaaaacggcatctttacaacttaaaacggcatctttactatttaaaacggcatctttactatttaaaacgacatctttacaacttaaaacggcatctttactatttaaaacggcatctttactatttaaaacggcatctttactttttaaaacggcatctttactatttaaaacggcatctttactttttaaaacggcagctttacaacttaaaacggcatctttactttttaaaacggcatctttataacttaaaacggcatctttactacATAAAACGGCGTCTTActatttaaaacgacatctttacaacttaaaacggcatctttacaacttaaaacgacatctttactatttaaaacggcatctttacaacttaaaacggcatctttactatttaaaacggcatctttacaacttaaaacggcatctttactacATAAAACGGCGTCTTActatttaaaacgacatctttacaacttaaaacggcatctttacaacttaaaacgacatctttactgtttaaaacggcatttttactatttaaaacggcatctttacaacttaaaacggcatctttactatttaaaacgacatctttacaacttaaaacggcatctttactatttaaaacgacatctttacaacttaaaacggcatctttacaacttaaaacggcatatctactatttaaaacggcatctttactatttaaaacgacatctttactatttaaaacggcatctttacaacttaaaatggcatttttacaatttaaaacggcatatttactatttaaaacggcatctttactatttaaaatggcatctttacaacttaaaatggcatttttacaatttaagacGGCATCTGTAAAGTtcaaaacggcatctttacaatttaaaacagcatctttacagtttaaaactgcatctttggatatacttactgctggagatactgtcgtcctaaaaaagaaaaaaaaaaaaaagaaaaaaaaatgtaaataaaaaatcttacacataccttaggaacagtatagcagaaaattttggcggttttaaaatcttgacttttccaaaccgcggtataccttaaaaatggttatcgccccatgcctagcCCCCAGTAGTTCTTCTGAGATATCTAATTCTCTAAAtcagtcacatggcagcacctGAATGTATTTCGACATTttgctgcatgttcaaactacttatttaaagtgagtcaaaacaattcttatttttttgttgcaaaagctaagttgttttatgttttgaatgtgtaaaatgtgtaaaattataaatataaggGTAAACATTCAGATAATATATCCAAATATTCTAATATATTTGTaatgattaagctaacttaatatatttgtgttgggacatttCTTTTCACCTGAATATTTTCACTCAAGTTTTCAATAACATGTCTGGGCTGCTTGATCtcaaaagtgctatataaatgtgaaACATACTATAAAAGAAACTAAAGATCTGAAAGAATAATGAAGATGACTATAttctcagtgttttttttttatatttgtttataatatgaaTATTCTtgataattaatatgaattatattagttattttaatgtatttttacatatGTCTAATTAAAGTACTCAACAGGATATATAAAAGCTCAAGCATTCTTTCTCTTTCTGGAAGATCTTCATTGGCAGCTTTTTCACATGTCATTTTCCTCcctattaacatatttaaatgaaGAGGTGGAGCCTTCACATCTTCCTTGTTTATATAAGGCACACCTTTCTATTAGTGGTCAGTGGGAAAATGGATCGGCCTGTTGTTAACATGAGCCCTGTGGCATTTGCCTTGCTTAATGTGCCTATTTCAATGACCACTATTCTGATGAATGTcttttttatgtactgtatgttttcttCAAACAAAGGACCAGCAAACAGCGTAAAACCACCGCTTATTGTtttactttggtcatttattggAAGCAGTCTTTTTTATAACacttttaaccttttatttgttctCTTGGACATTTTGTATGCATCTCCATGGATTTATGACATTTCAGGATCTGCTATATTTTTTGCCATGTGGACTGGTTTTACTACCTCACTTTGGCTGAATGTTTGTTACTTCTTCCAGATCGTTCCTGTCCAGTGGCCATTTTTGGTCTGGATGAAGCAGCACATCAGACTTATTGTGTACTCTGCATTATCTGCAGATAGACTCTTCTTTCTGTCTGAATTCCTTTTTCGTGTCATCTTGGAAATGACTGAAATTCCTGAAACAAGATTTAATTTAACCAGCGGTCGTGAGAACATCACcagtgaatcaaatttaagaCCAAACACTGTTGAAATCTACATTACATATTTGTCTATTCGAGGTTGTATATTTGTGCTTTGTGTTGTCGTCATGCTGGCGTCAGGGATTTCGACTGTCATCTACTTGTGGAAGCACATGAAGAGAATGGagaaaaacagcacatttttttctgttcttcGTAACAAGCAGCAGATGAGATTGACAATCATCGGCATCATTCAGACGGTTCTCTTCTCGATTGGTTTACTGTGGCTTATGGGAGAAGAGCTCCTTGTGGACTTTGGTGTTTTTTTGGATGGAGGACGTTTGCTTCGCTCTGTTATGGCACTGTACTCTTTCGGTGTTAACATACTTTTAATGATTGGTCAGTCAAAATACCGCCTGATGGCCAACGATATCTGCAAAAAACTACAAAGACTGAAATTTCCGTTTCCTTAATTTCATTTTGGATGTGCAGATTCATCTATAGGCATAAAAAAGGGAAAGAATGCAATGTTGGGGTGGCACTCAACTAAAAATGCTCTGAAATCTGAATGTGTTCAAATATCAAATGTACTTCAtgtagtaatttagtgacttctGTTACCGTCACAGAATGAATACATGACATAGCTGAAATTAAAATCATGTTACTAACGTGTCAACAACTGTCAATAATAGAATATAATTTGCAGAGTTTTGAATGAGAGTGAGGTTAACATTTGCAAACCGAAAAAACAAGATAATTCCTCTTACTCTTTGCTCTTTATGCAAATCAGTAAACATAACTGTAGAGgtgcattgtattttttttctatggTAATTATTCCTACTTTGATGCATACTCACAGTTTGATATTAGACATTGCATGTTATTTTTGGTTTCATATgcgtgtatttattatttttttgctgagtcaatgctttattaaaaaacaacacatgGTCCAAGTTTTTTCATTTCACATGGTCCAACATTGTCATTGTTTTTACAATTGTTATCATATACATATGCATAGTTCTGTAACttacagtgcatgcggaaagtattcatagcgcttcactttttccacatttttaattaCCAACCTtgtttcaaaatggattaaattaatttatttcctcaaaattctacacacaataccccacaatgacaatgtgaaaaaagttttttgaaattgttgcaaatttattaaaaataaaaaacctgaaaatcacatgtacataagtatttgcagcctttgctcaatactttgttgatgcacctttggcagcaattacagcctcaagtttttttgaatatgatgccacaagctgggcacacctgtctttgggaatttttgcccattcctctttgcagtacttctcaagctctatcaggttggatgggaagcgatagtgtacagccattttcagatctctccagagatgttcaataggatttaggtctgccCTCTGGCTgtgccactcaaggacattcaccgagttgttgtgaagccactctattgatattttggctgtgtgctttgggtcattgtcctgctggaagaggTCAAGGGCACTCTGAGGTCAAGTTTTCATtctggatgtctctgtacattgctgcattcatctttccctctatcctgactagtcttccagttcctgctgctgaaaaacatccccacagcatgatgctgccaccaccatgcttcactgtagggatggtattagcctggtgattagcggtgcctggttttctccaaacgtaacgcctggcattcactccaaagagttcaattttagtctcatcagaccagagagttttgtttcttatggtctaagagtccttcagatgccttttgccaaattccaggcagggagtggctctcgtctggccactctaccatacaggcctgattggtgaatttctgcccagatggttgtccttctgtaaggttttccttctccacagaagaaagctggagctcagacagattgaccattgggttattgatcacctccctgactaaggcccttctcccctgaatcactcagcttagacggTCGGCCAGCtccaggaagagtcctggtggttccagacatcttccacttacggatggaggccactgtgctcattagatctttcagagcagcagaaatttttctttaaccttccccagctttgtgacttaagacaatcctgtctcgaaggtctacagacaattcctgtcttcatgcttggtttgtgctttgacatgcactgtcaaccctgggaccagtggtgtagtctttgctatatgcacgtatactccatatgcctacttttttccaagagctgtttgggtatttcgacttctgaggatcaataattgcatatacccttggtatactcacttgttttgctgattagacctccctaatttacatgtatttgcgtcctctttaactgtataccaaatattgtttttaaactcgCATCTTAATTTTTTACAACTGATTAATTTTGTATAAATCGCGCCATTCTCCGCCCCCCTGATGagcgcagcagctgtgagaaaatttcgtgagtaTTTCGAAGACCGCGACAAGTCAACTGAgtgatgatgtctcgctgaaacgctcAGATAAAATTagaaaacagcatgggcgtcgctttacccctcctatatttctattcagccccctaaaagttttgcgattagctcatactgtacactactaaatgatcaccTCAGTCTACTTTGATTTTGATATGAAACCGGCGGCAGACTTTCGCCGCTCCGTTTTCAGCtagttttacattacattacagctgTGCAGTGCGAgagcacaaggtgtgtgtttatcgaaagattgttataatatctgcatatacagaaacacttgtatcacttgtgcCCCAATGGGTCATGGAGGAGCATTCGGGTTTccccatctactgtttcctcggcgctcccctcatcatcacagctgcttcctccagcgaaaatgcagctcttaacgaacatttcgctatgtttatttcaaaatgaaccatgaaaataaaacacattacagtgcatgtggcattaactatagcatacattcatgcacaagattaaacacagtgacagaaccgcTCAGTGAATGTACTCAGTGttgtatcttattttttatttttcctattatgacttatattatgatagtaaaatatgtaaaatagcctgtaaatttttatgttcatatttatgctattttgaatttataaagtggccgttttatttaatatatggaaaattttttattgaatatagaAATtgatttgtactacagtaaacaggtatgttgagcctatttggctcattcagaactcaaatacCTATGCCTGTCTatgaaatacagtggaatactgctagtttagtatacaaccctaccatattagtcaaacattttgaattgatcattttaaattcttacttaaacgcgtaacaatatgcaatttaaaagggaaactacAAGTATAGCGACAGCAGACTCCTAAtagcttggtttaaaacaagcatgcactaATGTGACAATCAAatataatggctgattgatgtttagaggaacctattaaatgtaaagtaataagccagtaaagaaagtttcaatattaaaatgattaaataagctacatactgtattttatttgaatCTCATTTGAAAGTGTGCTTTGCTTTAGTTttcctgattttattttttttattttaaatttacagtttatgttaacaaCATACAGTACTTGATATAGCGGTCTTGAAACAtgattttttgtacagtattttcatttttttacaagtccctttagagttaaacagttgggttttaccacagcGTTATATATTCAGCCAATCGTTGGGTCTGCTAAGGGCACTactagctaaacataaatcatggaataggattagactattagcatctacctttaaaacaaaaacaattgtttttgtttttttccttttaaatgaatagttttctCAAGAAATGaaaattttcatcatttactcaaccttgacTCATTCTAAACTGGTTTgtattttttccttctgttgaacacaaaagaatttccttttcgtggaagttaatagttatatatatatatatatatatatatatatatatatatatatatatatatatatatatatatatatatatatatatatatatatatatatatatatatatatatatatatatatatataataaatcaaagaaacattgaccttttcaaatcatgtccaatcaactgaattgaccacaggtgaccACCAATTACGCTGCTAaaatatctcaagaatgatcagtggaaacagaatgtacctgagttcaatttagagcttcacagcaaaggctgtgaatacttctgtacatgtgatttttcaggttttatattttttaataaatttgcaacaatttcaaactattttttttcacattgtcattatggggtattgtgtgtagaatcctGGGGAAAGAAATGAatataatccattttggaataaggctgtaaaatgtTGTTTCCGGATGCATGCGCACACATAAACGTGGTCAAAATTAATGCAAtttgtacaatatatatttttttcacctgAATATTTTTGGCCTGCTTGAACACAAAAGTCTATAAATATgtgaaatatattataaaaaaagaaaacaaaactaaagatACAAAATGTTGGATGACTACAAAAATGCATTTTCagcattttgtatatttgtttataatataaatatttgttataattcattttaataatattttgaattatattagttattttaatgtatttttacatatGTCTAATTAAAGTACTCAACAGGGTATATAAAAGCTCATGCATTCTTTCTCTTTCTGGAAGATCTTCATTGGCAGCTTTTTCACATGTCATTTTCCTCcctattaacatatttaaatgaaGAGGTGGAGCCTTTACGTCTTCCTTGTTTATATAAGGCACACCTTTCTATTAGTGGTCAGTGGGAAAATGGATCGGCCTGTTGTTAACATGAGCCCTGTGGCATTTGCCTTGCTTAATGTGCCTATTTCAATGACCACTATTCTGATGAATGTcttttttatgtactgtatgttttcttCAAACAAAGGACCAGCAAACAGCGTAAAACCACCGCTTAATGTtttactttggtcatttattggAAGCAGTCTTTTTTATAACacttttaaccttttatttgttctCTTGGACATTTTGTATGCATCTCCATGGATTTACGACATTTCAGGATCTGCTATATTTTTTGCCATGTGGACTGGTTTTACTACCTCACTTTGGCTGAATGTTTGTTACTTCTTCCAGATCGTTCCTGTCCAGTGGCCATTTTTGGTCTGGATGAAGCAGCACATCAGACTTATTGTGTACTCGGCATTATCTGCAGATAGACTCTTCTTTCTGTCTGAATTCCTTTTTCGTGTCATCTTGGAAATGACTGAAATTCCTGCAACAAGATTTAATTTAACCAGCGGTCGTGAGAACATCACCAGtaaatcaaatttaagaccaAACACTGTTGAAATCTACATTACATATTTGTCTATTCGAGGTTGTATATTTGTGCTTTGTGTTGTCGTCATGCTGGCGTCAGGGATTTCGACTGTCATCTACTTGTGGAAGCACATGAAGAGAATGGagaaaaacagcacatttttttctgttcttcGTAACAAGCAGCAGATGAGATTGACAATCATCGGCATCATTCAGACGGTTCTCTTCTCGATTGGTTTACTGTGGCTTATGGGAGGAGAGCTTCTTGTacattttggtgtttttttagATGGAGGACGTTTGCTTCGCTCTGTTATGGCACTGTACTCTCTCGGTGTTAACATACTTTTAATGGTTGGTCAGTCAAAATACCGCCTGATGGCTAACGATATctgcaaaaaaatacaaagaCTGAACTTTCCGTTTCCTTAATTTCATTTAGGTCGTCACTTCACAGCAGATTCGTCTATAGGCTTGAAAAAGGGAAAGAATGCAATGTTGGGGTGGCACTCAACTAAAAATGCTCTGAAATCTGAATGTGTTCAAACATCAAATGTACTTCAtgtagtaatttagtgacttctGTCACCGTCACAGAATATACATAACATAGCTGAAATTAAAATCATGTTATGTCAACAGCTGTTAATAATAGAATATGATTTGCAGAATTTTGACGAGTGATGTTAACATTTGCaaaccaaaaaaaatgttttttttagttttactcTTTGCATACTCTTTATGCAAAGCAGTAAAACTGTAGGCCATTGCATTTTTTCTTGTGGTATTGTTCCTATAATACAAACTCACAGTTGGATATTAGACATTGCATGTTTGTTATTTATGCTTTCATCTGTGTGTTAggtatttattatacctttgcTTAGTCAATACTTGAtaataatcactttaaaataatctgttttttttagACTGATCTTGTCATTCCGAGATTGTCACTATTTTTACATGCATACAATATGACTGTTACTTGTAAGTGTAATTGAGACCTAGACAAAAGTCAAATGAAATTTGTGATTTTGCATAaattggttctttttttttttttttttaattgacatggTACACATTTCCTTATAAAATAGAAGTCTTGTTTTGTTCTTCATGTGATCCAGGTCCTCTGTCATATATGCCAAATGAAAtacaagaaacattttaaatttcataCAGATAGTACAGTACACATAGTGAAATACTGAAATTAGCTAATTAAACTATTAcagttgtttttttacaattgctattacagttttttcaatacatttaacaagatTCCTAAACTCTTAATGCACCAACACACCTAAAttaatttcatgctcaaaatcacacattgtaaacCAAAGCCCAAaactcattttcaaaaacattaataaactaacacaatacaccatgtctaacaaaacactgcagCCATGTTTTAAAGTCAAATAATTATTTCAAACACTAACACATGTTCTCTTCCAACTGGAACATTTAGTCAATCATAACGCATTGACAAAA
This genomic window contains:
- the LOC130234984 gene encoding uncharacterized protein LOC130234984, translated to MLASGISTVIYLWKHMKRMEKNSTFFSVLRNKQQMRLTIIGIIQTVLFSIGLLWLMGEELLVDFGVFLDGGRLLRSVMALYSFGVNILLNASPWIYDISGSAIFFAMWTGFTTSLWLNVCYFFQIVPVQWPFLVWMKQHIRLIVYSALSADRLFFLSEFLFRVILEMTEIPATRFNLTSGRENITSKSNLRPNTVEIYITYLSIRGCIFVLCVVVMLASGISTVIYLWKHMKRMEKNSTFFSVLRNKQQMRLTIIGIIQTVLFSIGLLWLMGGELLVHFGVFLDGGRLLRSVMALYSLGVNILLMVGQSKYRLMANDICKKIQRLNFPFP